A genomic stretch from Vicinamibacterales bacterium includes:
- a CDS encoding beta-propeller fold lactonase family protein, which produces MGYAKRNLLVGASLAVVLIVMGCGQAVLDETTETTATTEAQGPVAPMFEVDPLWPKPLPNHWILGSTIGVTVDDQDHVWVVHRGAMSMNARNETPVVNDPPIAEECCVPAPPVLEFDQAGNLVGHWGGPGEGYEWPQSNHGITFDHKGNLWIGGNGGDDAHVLKFTSDGQFLLQVGNAGGNAGSNDTENFGRVAKVFVDGEENEAYIADGYGNRRVAVLDADTGAFKRYWGAYGNQPDDSITFRYDPNAEPPQQFGSPVHCAELSHDRLLYVCDRSNDRIQVFEPDGTFLREAFIAEQTLGSGSVWDIAFSKDADQTYIYVADGINEKVHVVQRDTLEVLTSFGDGGRQPSQFFGVHSIATDSQGNVYTTETYEGKRVQRFVYKGMGPITAQDQGAVWPSVSQ; this is translated from the coding sequence ATGGGATACGCAAAGAGGAACCTTCTTGTTGGCGCGTCGTTGGCGGTAGTCCTGATCGTAATGGGGTGTGGACAGGCAGTACTGGACGAAACCACTGAGACCACCGCAACCACCGAGGCACAAGGCCCCGTAGCACCGATGTTCGAGGTCGACCCGCTATGGCCGAAGCCGCTACCAAATCACTGGATTCTCGGATCGACGATTGGTGTAACGGTAGACGATCAGGACCATGTCTGGGTCGTTCATCGCGGAGCCATGTCGATGAATGCGCGCAACGAAACACCTGTCGTTAATGACCCGCCAATCGCCGAAGAGTGCTGTGTGCCCGCTCCGCCGGTGCTGGAATTTGACCAGGCCGGTAACCTCGTCGGCCATTGGGGTGGCCCGGGCGAGGGCTACGAATGGCCTCAGTCGAACCACGGCATTACCTTCGATCACAAGGGTAACCTCTGGATCGGTGGGAACGGCGGTGATGATGCCCATGTGTTGAAGTTCACCAGTGATGGGCAATTTCTTCTGCAGGTTGGAAACGCAGGTGGCAATGCGGGCAGTAACGACACGGAAAACTTTGGCCGCGTGGCAAAAGTCTTCGTAGATGGTGAAGAGAACGAGGCTTACATAGCTGACGGGTACGGTAACCGGCGTGTCGCGGTTCTTGATGCCGATACTGGTGCTTTCAAACGCTACTGGGGTGCTTACGGGAATCAGCCCGATGACTCCATCACCTTCCGATACGACCCGAACGCCGAACCACCGCAACAGTTTGGCAGCCCGGTCCACTGTGCCGAATTGTCCCACGACCGTCTACTCTACGTGTGCGACCGTTCAAACGACCGAATCCAAGTGTTTGAACCAGATGGCACCTTTCTCCGGGAAGCATTCATTGCTGAGCAGACGCTGGGCTCCGGCTCGGTCTGGGATATTGCTTTTTCAAAGGATGCGGACCAAACCTACATCTATGTTGCCGACGGTATTAACGAAAAGGTTCATGTCGTCCAACGCGACACGCTTGAGGTACTCACCAGCTTCGGTGACGGTGGACGCCAGCCCAGTCAGTTCTTCGGTGTGCATAGTATCGCCACCGATTCGCAGGGCAACGTCTACACAACGGAAACCTACGAAGGGAAACGGGTTCAGCGCTTCGTTTACAAGGGGATGGGTCCAATCACTGCGCAAGATCAAGGAGCTGTCTGGCCGAGCGTTTCACAGTAA
- a CDS encoding TlpA disulfide reductase family protein, with protein sequence MKTLGTLCLVLCGLVVSASAQEEGGSADLINEPAIEFEGVDLDGNIVRLSDLTGKVVLINFWGVWCISCREEIPELVALDRQWRNRGLVILGADYGDEPKTLPPFVEAFGMSYPVLLDDGLAERYSVIVFPTSILIDRSGRLRLRIEGFLPERFEMMTASIEYLLDDGT encoded by the coding sequence GGCTTGGTCGTGTCTGCGTCAGCGCAGGAGGAAGGCGGGTCTGCCGACCTTATAAACGAGCCGGCGATCGAATTCGAGGGGGTGGACCTGGACGGAAACATCGTCCGTCTTTCGGACCTGACCGGTAAGGTCGTGCTGATCAACTTCTGGGGAGTGTGGTGTATAAGCTGCCGGGAGGAAATCCCTGAACTGGTCGCATTGGATCGGCAGTGGCGGAATCGTGGGTTGGTCATCCTTGGTGCTGATTATGGCGATGAGCCCAAAACCCTGCCGCCTTTCGTTGAAGCGTTCGGGATGAGCTACCCAGTATTGCTCGACGACGGTTTGGCCGAGCGCTATAGCGTCATCGTGTTCCCCACGAGTATCCTCATCGATCGCTCTGGCCGTCTGCGACTGAGGATCGAGGGGTTTCTGCCTGAGCGCTTTGAAATGATGACGGCCTCTATCGAGTACCTACTTGACGACGGCACGTAA